In Dermatophagoides farinae isolate YC_2012a chromosome 9, ASM2471394v1, whole genome shotgun sequence, a genomic segment contains:
- the LOC124498089 gene encoding uncharacterized protein LOC124498089 isoform X1, with amino-acid sequence MLPIMTFEPIQINLRNCHQCSSSSSSSKTVANDNQSKTLTLYPITVEFNRLFRRQKQILKNENEMMMMSTTSTFECKTNVRPPNSNSLWVDNQLDASTTSDILQDCNDVNGLLYSTIIHYMTTTMFAKNNDNDNENVDDNEMKRNSETDLCRLNRILCMPGTRTLLLMANKQDVLDDHHHHHHRQQQQHCNDNSFDDGDNGNKGEDISDDQEMFDDLTIATVTAVDTFNELKSSSSQSPSQSPSSSSSLSTSMTIPMMNRLMKINSIFSYNNNHQQHSIINIGNNDNNDNDDDDYNNSSSTQSSNSVIMSNKTTARCRQSKRKSNNFLTNFEHYLNHCFECRKKFFDCTRHGTIMNDNDDNGDDYYKSLIGIEQQIYGAITFYKSYRLESLKILEIALIAVKCGHERSGIGTQLIKCLKDNCQIGPYDSMHVKIAGNNHRLRQFFLKNEFTDDIILNAGFDQLIIRPDESDDDHDDDDDNELDKQIQDDDDDDCNSIRTTKTTKSSLQHSISYYEQMNHYCSGKKRKREKNSNNSNNETIMISMCYLPPFSVGTLSESITNHRTLERMDGHFVDDMIDQAQMVWRRNLLASYRTQWSCVGRLRSEIGRLRQQLTKRDTIIDQLRRENFHLRNTLVHKNRTTSTSNNHHQLQKQLLMYRNFQFDKLNF; translated from the exons atgttgcctATAATGACATTTGAACCTATTCAAATTAATCTTCgaaattgtcatcaatgttcatcgtcatcatcatcatcgaaaacggtggccaatgataatcaatcaaaaacattgacattATATCCAATTACAG tggaATTCAACCGTTTATTTCgtcgacaaaaacaaattttgaaaaatgaaaatgaaatgatgatgatgtctacaacatcaacattcgaATGTAAAACAAATGTTCGACCGCCGAATTCGAATAGCCTATGGGTAGATAATCAATTGGATGCATCCACCACTAGCGACATACTGCAGGAT TGCAATGATGTAAATGGTTTACTTTATTCAACCATTATACATTATATGACTACCACAATGTTTGccaaaaacaatgacaatgacaacgaaaatgttgatgacaatgaGATGAAACGAAATTCTGAAACTGATTTATGTCGATTAAATCGAATATTATGTATGCCAGGCACAcgtacattattattgatggcCAATAAACAAGACGTgcttgatgatcatcatcatcatcatcatcgacaacaacaacaacattgtaaTGACaattcttttgatgatggtgataatggtaACAAAGGAGAAGATATTTCTGATGATCAagaaatgtttgatgatttgaccATTGCTACTGTTACTGCTGTTGATACatttaatgaattgaaaagttcatcatcacaatcaccatcacaatcaccatcatcatcatcatcattatcaacatcaatgacaataccaatgatgaatcgtttgatgaaaattaattctatttttagctacaataataatcatcaacaacattcaatcatcaacataggaaataatgataataatgataatgatgatgatgattacaacaattcatcatcaacacaatcATCGAATAGTGTAATAATGTCAAACAAAACTACCGCCAGATGTCGCCaatcgaaaagaaaatcaaataattttttaacaaATTTCGAACATTATCTTaatcattgttttgaatgtagaaaaaaattttttgattgtacTCGACATGgaacaataatgaatgataatgatgataatggtgatgattattataaatcattgattggcATTGAACAACAGATTTATGGTGCCATTACATTCTATAAATCATATCGTTTGGAAAGtttgaaaattcttgaaattgCTTTGATTGCCGTAAAATGTGGCCATGAACGTTCTGGTATTGGAACACAATTGATCAAG tgTCTGAAAGATAATTGCCAGATTGGACCATATGATTCAATGCATGTAAAGATTGCCGGcaataatcatcgattacgacaattttttcttaaaaatgaattcactgatgatatcattttaaatgctggttttgatcaattgattatacGACCAGATGaaagtgatgatgaccacgatgatgatgatgataatgagctcgataaacaaatacaagatgatgatgatgatgattgtaattcgATAcgaacaacgaaaacaacaaagtcAAGTCTTcaacattcaatttcatattATGAACAgatgaatcattattgtagtggaaaaaaacgtaaacgtgaaaaaaattcaaacaacagcaacaatgaaacaataatgatatcgATGTGTTATTTACCACCATTCAGTGTGGGTACATTATCTGAATCCATAACTAATCATCGAACATTAGAACGAATGGATGGTCATTTTGTTGACGATATGATCGATCAGGCACAGATGGTTTGGCGCCGTAATCTACTTGCTTCTTATCGTACACAATGGTCATGTGTAGGACGATTACGTTCGGAAATTGGTCGTTTACGACAACAATTGACCAAACGTGAtacaatcattgatcaattacgaagagaaaattttcatcttcgTAATACATTAGTTCATAAAA ATagaacaacatcaacatcgaataatcatcatcaattacagAAACAATTGTTAATGTatcgaaattttcaattcgataaattgaatttttaa
- the LOC124498089 gene encoding uncharacterized protein LOC124498089 isoform X2 → MLPIMTFEPIQINLRNCHQCSSSSSSSKTVANDNQSKTLTLYPITVEFNRLFRRQKQILKNENEMMMMSTTSTFECKTNVRPPNSNSLWVDNQLDASTTSDILQDCNDVNGLLYSTIIHYMTTTMFAKNNDNDNENVDDNEMKRNSETDLCRLNRILCMPGTRTLLLMANKQDVLDDHHHHHHRQQQQHCNDNSFDDGDNGNKGEDISDDQEMFDDLTIATVTAVDTFNELKSSSSQSPSQSPSSSSSLSTSMTIPMMNRLMKINSIFSYNNNHQQHSIINIGNNDNNDNDDDDYNNSSSTQSSNSVIMSNKTTARCRQSKRKSNNFLTNFEHYLNHCFECRKKFFDCTRHGTIMNDNDDNGDDYYKSLIGIEQQIYGAITFYKSYRLESLKILEIALIAVKCGHERSGIGTQLIKCLKDNCQIGPYDSMHVKIAGNNHRLRQFFLKNEFTDDIILNAGFDQLIIRPDESDDDHDDDDDNELDKQIQDDDDDDCNSIRTTKTTKSSLQHSISYYEQMNHYCSGKKRKREKNSNNSNNETIMISMCYLPPFSVGTLSESITNHRTLERMDGHFVDDMIDQAQMVWRRNLLASYRTQWSCVGRLRSEIGRLRQQLTKRDTIIDQLRRENFHLRNTLVHKKQHQHRIIIINYRNNC, encoded by the exons atgttgcctATAATGACATTTGAACCTATTCAAATTAATCTTCgaaattgtcatcaatgttcatcgtcatcatcatcatcgaaaacggtggccaatgataatcaatcaaaaacattgacattATATCCAATTACAG tggaATTCAACCGTTTATTTCgtcgacaaaaacaaattttgaaaaatgaaaatgaaatgatgatgatgtctacaacatcaacattcgaATGTAAAACAAATGTTCGACCGCCGAATTCGAATAGCCTATGGGTAGATAATCAATTGGATGCATCCACCACTAGCGACATACTGCAGGAT TGCAATGATGTAAATGGTTTACTTTATTCAACCATTATACATTATATGACTACCACAATGTTTGccaaaaacaatgacaatgacaacgaaaatgttgatgacaatgaGATGAAACGAAATTCTGAAACTGATTTATGTCGATTAAATCGAATATTATGTATGCCAGGCACAcgtacattattattgatggcCAATAAACAAGACGTgcttgatgatcatcatcatcatcatcatcgacaacaacaacaacattgtaaTGACaattcttttgatgatggtgataatggtaACAAAGGAGAAGATATTTCTGATGATCAagaaatgtttgatgatttgaccATTGCTACTGTTACTGCTGTTGATACatttaatgaattgaaaagttcatcatcacaatcaccatcacaatcaccatcatcatcatcatcattatcaacatcaatgacaataccaatgatgaatcgtttgatgaaaattaattctatttttagctacaataataatcatcaacaacattcaatcatcaacataggaaataatgataataatgataatgatgatgatgattacaacaattcatcatcaacacaatcATCGAATAGTGTAATAATGTCAAACAAAACTACCGCCAGATGTCGCCaatcgaaaagaaaatcaaataattttttaacaaATTTCGAACATTATCTTaatcattgttttgaatgtagaaaaaaattttttgattgtacTCGACATGgaacaataatgaatgataatgatgataatggtgatgattattataaatcattgattggcATTGAACAACAGATTTATGGTGCCATTACATTCTATAAATCATATCGTTTGGAAAGtttgaaaattcttgaaattgCTTTGATTGCCGTAAAATGTGGCCATGAACGTTCTGGTATTGGAACACAATTGATCAAG tgTCTGAAAGATAATTGCCAGATTGGACCATATGATTCAATGCATGTAAAGATTGCCGGcaataatcatcgattacgacaattttttcttaaaaatgaattcactgatgatatcattttaaatgctggttttgatcaattgattatacGACCAGATGaaagtgatgatgaccacgatgatgatgatgataatgagctcgataaacaaatacaagatgatgatgatgatgattgtaattcgATAcgaacaacgaaaacaacaaagtcAAGTCTTcaacattcaatttcatattATGAACAgatgaatcattattgtagtggaaaaaaacgtaaacgtgaaaaaaattcaaacaacagcaacaatgaaacaataatgatatcgATGTGTTATTTACCACCATTCAGTGTGGGTACATTATCTGAATCCATAACTAATCATCGAACATTAGAACGAATGGATGGTCATTTTGTTGACGATATGATCGATCAGGCACAGATGGTTTGGCGCCGTAATCTACTTGCTTCTTATCGTACACAATGGTCATGTGTAGGACGATTACGTTCGGAAATTGGTCGTTTACGACAACAATTGACCAAACGTGAtacaatcattgatcaattacgaagagaaaattttcatcttcgTAATACATTAGTTCATAAAA aacaacatcaacatcgaataatcatcatcaattacagAAACAATTGTTAA
- the LOC124497373 gene encoding serine beta-lactamase-like protein LACTB, mitochondrial, which yields MFFFCDDILTIRIEFHHHHHHHHHCNLYPMNSGRSWKTLGWFTLGSLSTYGFLNQYPDYLTILKRKNVNVDDDTFTGTDERSKKVLITTENNQMVETRSFEQAINKSRQRLLQWKIEQTIPGFVIGVSVRGKNVWIEGQGLADIENNIPCHSNTVMRIASISKSITATMLAKMVEDNKINLDHSIYDYLVDGQFPKKTWENQPVDITLRQLASHLGGIRHYKEEEEKENKNGEKRKSNEFECKEYYLKEHFSNVTESLSLFKDDSLVAKPGTKFHYSTFGYTLIAAIMETKMESKNFAKDLMKFIHNELGLRHTRLDQNDVIIYDRSRYYYRDKNSGKILNVPYVDNSYKWAGGGLLSNIPDLLQYGNLMLYSYHGVDHNGRIGYLHKSTVEEMWKPMDNSSSKWSVDKSKGYGIGFSVIQNGQNQNRHAFASEPLFDNVAMHSGGAIGASSILVIEPDNEIVVAIIANLQEANEISKMGMEIGKIFSTA from the exons atgttttttttctgtgatgATATTTTAACCATTAGAATAGAatttcaccaccaccatcatcatcatcatcattgtaatttGTATCCAATGAATTCTGGACGATCATGGAAAACATTAGGTTGGTTTACATTGGGCAGCCTTTCTACGTATGGATTTCTGAATCAATATCCTGATTATCTTACAATTTTGAAACGtaaaaatgttaatgttgatgatgacacatTTACCGGTACTGATGAACGATCAAAAAAAGTTCTAATTACCACGGAAAATAATCAGATGGTCGAAACACGATCATTTGAACAGGCAATCAATAAAAGTCGACAACGATTATTACAATGGAAAATCGAACAAACCATACCGGGTTTTGTAATTGGTGTTAGTGTACGGGGGAAAAATGTTTGGATCGAAGGTCAAGGTTTAGCcgatattgaaaacaatattCCATGTCATTCGAATACCGTTATGCGTATAGCATCGATATCGAAATCAATAACAGCCACAATGTTGGCAAAAATGGTTGaagataataaaattaatcttgatcattcgatttatgattatttggtGGATGGCCAATTTCCAAAGAAAACATGGGAAAATCAACCAGTCGATATAACATTACGGCAATTGGCATCACATCTTGGTGGTATACGTCATtataaagaagaagaagaaaaagaaaacaagaaTGGAGAGAAACGAAAATCAAACGAATTCGAATGTAAAGAATATTATTTAAAAgaacatttttcaaatgtaacCGAAAGtctttcattattcaaagaTGATTCATTAg TGGCCAAACCGggaacaaaatttcattattcaacatTTGGTTATACATTGATTGCAGCCAttatggaaacaaaaatggaatccaaaaattttgctaaagatttaatgaaattcataCACAATGAACTTGGGTTACGTCATACAAGATTAGATCAAAATGATGTTATCATTTATGATCGTTcacgttattattatcgtgaTAAAAATAGTGGTAAAATTCTTAATGTACCATATGTAGATAATAGTTATAAATGGGCTGGTGGTGGTCTTTTGTCCAATATACCGGATCTATTACAATATGGAAATCTAATGCTTTATAGTTATCATGGTGTTGATCATAATGGACGTATTGGTTATCTACATAAATCTACTGTAGAAGAAATGTGGAAACCAAtggataattcatcatcaaaatggtcAGTAGATAAATCTAAAGGTTATGGTATTGGATTTTCTGTCATACAAAATggtcaaaatcaaaatcgtcATGCATTTGCATCTGAACCATTATTCGATAATGTTGCTATGCATAGTGGTGGTGCTATCGGTGCATCATCAATTCTTGTTATTGAACCagataatgaaattgttgttgccataATTGCCAATCTACAGGAAGctaatgaaatttcaaaaatgggcatggaaattggaaaaatattttccactgcatga